In a single window of the Romeriopsis navalis LEGE 11480 genome:
- a CDS encoding VWA domain-containing protein, which yields MSNQVLLNRDYTLILDKSGSMSSVDSRSPGRSRWVEAQESALALARKCETLDPDGITVYTFSSRFKRYDNVTSRKVEQIFRENDPVGSTDLAGVLRSATQDFFQRKAKGQAKINGETILVVTDGEPNDKRAVVDVIIQATQQMQRDEDLAISFIQVGDDPSATAYLKLLDDELEGAGAAFDIVDTVTLDDMADMSLAEVLLNAIYD from the coding sequence ATGTCGAATCAAGTGTTGTTGAACCGTGATTACACGCTGATTTTAGATAAGAGCGGCAGTATGTCGAGTGTAGACTCGCGATCACCGGGACGGAGTCGTTGGGTGGAGGCGCAGGAGTCGGCCTTGGCGTTGGCGCGCAAGTGTGAAACCCTGGACCCAGATGGGATTACGGTTTATACGTTTTCCAGTCGATTTAAGCGCTATGACAATGTCACGTCGCGCAAAGTTGAGCAGATTTTTAGGGAAAATGACCCGGTGGGTTCGACCGATTTAGCGGGGGTTTTACGATCGGCGACCCAGGACTTTTTCCAGCGCAAAGCCAAGGGACAAGCGAAAATCAATGGTGAGACGATTTTGGTGGTTACAGATGGTGAGCCGAATGATAAGCGGGCTGTCGTGGATGTGATTATCCAAGCGACGCAGCAAATGCAGCGGGACGAAGACTTGGCCATTTCATTTATTCAAGTGGGGGATGACCCCAGTGCAACGGCTTATTTAAAACTGTTGGACGATGAGTTAGAAGGCGCCGGTGCCGCGTTTGATATTGTCGATACGGTGACGCTGGATGATATGGCGGATATGAGTTTGGCCGAGGTTTTGCTGAATGCAATCTACGATTAG